The Williamsia sp. DF01-3 genome has a window encoding:
- a CDS encoding universal stress protein codes for MVSSTIVVGIDGSESALEAAVWAAKAAGRQGKSLTILAAYETQAAAYAPALVIPQDVIDIIRKEAEENVHKAAAKAREVAPSVDVTGKVVEGRPSPVLIDASHDAALVVVGSRGLGGVRGLFLGSVGVDVAAHATSPVVVYAGPGGPGPVVVGIDGSELSEAALSAAFEQASQLGTKLKVVHTWTDLASDALNGYGLDADQLQRLADEAHEVVAERIAGFGSDYPDVEIERVVVPDGPANQLIEHATDAQLLVVGSRGRGGFRGLLLGSTSQAVLHKATCPVLVVKPARSK; via the coding sequence ATGGTGAGCTCGACAATTGTTGTCGGAATCGATGGATCGGAGTCTGCCCTCGAGGCAGCCGTGTGGGCGGCAAAAGCCGCCGGGCGACAGGGAAAGTCGTTGACGATCCTGGCCGCCTATGAGACGCAGGCCGCGGCGTACGCGCCGGCATTGGTGATCCCGCAGGACGTCATCGACATCATCCGCAAGGAAGCGGAAGAGAACGTACACAAGGCAGCAGCGAAGGCGCGTGAGGTGGCTCCGTCCGTCGACGTGACCGGAAAGGTCGTCGAGGGCCGACCCAGCCCCGTGTTGATCGACGCCTCGCACGATGCGGCGCTGGTGGTCGTGGGCAGCCGTGGCCTCGGGGGAGTTCGTGGACTGTTCCTCGGGTCGGTCGGTGTGGATGTCGCGGCTCACGCGACGAGCCCGGTTGTCGTATACGCGGGCCCGGGTGGCCCCGGCCCGGTGGTGGTCGGAATCGACGGGTCGGAGTTGAGCGAGGCCGCACTGTCTGCCGCCTTCGAGCAGGCATCCCAGCTCGGGACAAAGCTCAAGGTGGTGCACACCTGGACAGACCTCGCATCGGACGCACTGAACGGGTACGGACTCGATGCGGACCAGTTGCAGCGGCTCGCCGACGAAGCCCACGAAGTCGTCGCCGAGCGCATTGCCGGATTCGGCAGCGATTACCCGGACGTCGAGATCGAACGCGTCGTGGTGCCGGACGGCCCTGCCAACCAACTGATCGAACATGCCACCGACGCTCAGTTGCTCGTGGTGGGTAGTCGCGGCCGAGGCGGGTTCCGCGGGCTGCTGCTCGGTTCGACCAGTCAGGCCGTACTGCACAAGGCAACGTGTCCGGTGCTGGTGGTCAAGCCGGCGCGTTCGAAGTAG